The stretch of DNA GCGCTGGTCGCGGTGGTGCGGGAGCCGGGCTCGGTGACGCCCATCCACGCGCATCCTCATCGCATGCTCGGCAAGGCGATCGAGGGCCGCTTGGAGGAGCTGCGCTTCAAGGACGTCGCGGGCGGCGTGGAGCTCACGGCGCGAGAGGTGCTGGCGCACGAGCAGCTCGTCGAGGCAGAGGGCCTCGCGAGCCTGCACGTGGTCCGCGCCGTCGGCGACGCCCCGGCGATCGACATCCAGCTCCGCGGCCCCGAGGTCGGCAAGCCGGGCCGCCTGCTGCGTCCGGCGAGGGACGTCGACGTCCTCACGCTCCCCGTCGGCGCGCGCATCGACGCAACCGAAGAGATCGACGCCCGCCCCGGCCAGAGCGGCGACGGCGCCGCCGCCGGCCGCGCCGCGACGTGAGAGCCGCGCGTCGCCTGGCTCGCCGCACGCGAGCCTTTGCGGCTACGCGTGCGCGACGACGAGCATGCGTGAGGGCATTCGCAGGTTGCGGATGGCGTGCGGGTGCGCGAAGCCCGCGGCGGCGAGCCACTTCGTGTAGTCGGTGGCGCGGTAGCACGTCGCGTTCGAGGTGATGCGGAAGTAGAGGGCGAAGGCGTCGCCGCCGGCGTCGACGGGGGCGTCGTCCGGCGGCGTCTCGATCTCGAAGATGCCGATCGTCGCGCCGGGCTTCATCGCCGCCCTCACGCGGCGGAGGATGCTCAGGTTCTCGTCCGCGCCGAAGTGGTGGAGGATGTTGCTCAGCAGCACCGCGTCGCGGGGCGGACCGAAGTCGGCGGTGCGGAGGTCGCCCTCCTCGAAGGTGACGACGTCGTCGTAGCCGTTCGCCTTCGCGATCTCGCGCGCGGCGGCGAGCGCCTCCGCGCGATCGAGCACCGTGCTCCGCAGGCCCGCGTGCCTCCGCGCGAGGGCGGCGCCGAGCCAGCCGTGGGAGCCGGCGATGTCGAGCAAGTCGCGCGCGCCGGGGGGGACCGGGAAGTTGTCGACGACGAACCAGGACGACGCGCGCGCGTTCTCGAACATCGAGCGCTGGTAGAGCGCCCAGTCGGTGAACCACTCCTGATCGTGGAAGTCGACGCCTTTGCCCGTGACCAGGACCTCGTCGAGCTGCTCGATCATCCGCCACTGCGGCGCGCCGAACTGCGTGAACGCTTCGTACGGCTCCTTCGCGCCGGGGCCGTACCAGCGCCGCGCGCGGCGCGTGAGGGACCACGCGCCGGCGCGGAGCTCGACGTAGGACATCGCGCGCAGCACGCGCAGCAAGAGGCGCAGGCACTCCGCGTCGAGCGCGAGGTCCGCCGCGAGCTTCGGCGCGGTGATGGGGCCGTCCTTCGCGAGCTTGCGGAAGACGCCCGCGCGCTCCGCCGCGATGACCGCGCGCGCCTGGAGCGGGCCGAGGAGCGTGTCGAGGACGGGGAGCGGCGCGTCGAGGAGCTTCAACGCGACCCACTCGGGGAGGTTCGAGGCGGCGAGGCCGTATCGCATGCGCCGGGAATGATGCACCTTTTTCGAACGCTTTCGCGCGGCGAGAGATTTTTCGTAACTTTCGCTGCCGGAGCGCCAAGTACCGCCGTGGCCATCCTTGCTCGCCCTGGGCTCGTGCCCGCCATGCCGTTCCCGATCGCGGAGCGGACGGAGGCGGCCGCGATCGCCCCGGCCTTGGAGGCGCTCTACGCCGCGCACGGCACGCGCATCCACCGGTTCCTCCGCGACCTGCTCGGCGACGCGACCCTCGCCAAGGACGCGACGCAAGAGACCTTCGTCCGCGCGTACCGGAAGCTTGGGACCTTCGAGTCCGGCGCGAACGTCGTGCCCTGGCTCTTCGGCATCGCGCGGAACGTGTCGCTCGAGCTGCGGAAGGCGCGCGCGCGGACGGGCAAGTGGATGGTCTCCGATCCCGACGCCGACGCGGCGTGCGAGAGCAGCCCCGAGCGCGACCTCCTCGGGCGCGAGGCGCTGCGCGTGGTGGGGGCGGCGCTCTCGCAGCTGCCGGAGGAGCGGCGCGCGATGCTCTTGCTGCGGCTCGATCACGGGCTGTCGTACGACGACATCGCCGTGACGATGGGCTGCTCGCTCGCGAAGGTGAAGGTCGAGATCTTCCGCGCGCGCGAGGTGCTGCGCGACGTGATGGCGACGTACCAAGGAGGAGAGAGATGAGCGCGTGTGAGCGCGCGATCGAGGTCGAGGACATGATCCTCGGTCTCGATGCGGATGCCCGTTCGAGGTCCGAGCTCGAGGCCCACGTCGAGTCGTGTGCAGATTGCATGGAAGCACGCGACATGTTCCTCGCCGAGCGCGCGCTCTTCGCGGCGCGCCCCGCCGCCCCGCCGCCCGAGCTCGAGCGCCCCGCTGCGCGCGTGGTGCCGCTGCGCGCGTACGCGTCGCGGGTGCTCGCCCGTCTCGTCTCCACGAGGACGTGGGGTCCCGGGTTCGCCGGCGTCGCGGCCGCGGTCGCGCTCTTCGCGTTCGGGCACCCGTTCGCGGAGCGGCCCTCGCGCTCGCTCGTGGGGGACTGCGCCTCGAGCGCGCCGCCGGTCTCCGCTCCGGCCTCGGCCTCGGACGAGCCGCTCACGTGCGACGCGCGCGGCGTCTCGGCGCCCGCTCCCGCGATGACGCTCGCCTCGCACACGGTGGAGGCTCCGCAGTGCGTCGCGTCCGATCGCGCGACGTGCGAGCTCCCGGAGAGCATGAGCGTAACTTCTTCGCTCGCCACGCCATGAAGAGGACGTGAACAAGCTCACTCCTTGGATCCTCTCCCTCCTCACCATCACGCAGTGCGCCCACTCGGAGGCGGTCGAAGAGCCCGCGCCGACGAAGACCGCCGCCGCGGTCGCGCCGTCACCGACCGTCGCGCTGCTGAAGAGCGACGCCGACCCCGCGGTGAAGGTGCCGATCGACGGCCTGCCTTCGTTCGGGGACGAGAGCGCCGCCGTCACCGTCGTGATGTTCACCGACTACGAGTGCCCCTACTGCGCGAAGGCGAACGCGCGGTTCACGAAGCTGAAGGAAGAGTACGGCGCCGACCTCCGCGTCGTCGTCGCGAGCCAGCCGCTCCCGATCCACGACCACGCCGCCGCGGCCGCGCGCGCGTTCCTCGCCGCGGTCGAGCAAGGCAAGGGCGAGGCGATGCACGCGAAGCTCTTCGCGATGAACGACGCGTCGCAGACGATGGACGACGAAGGCCTCCGCGGCGCCGCGCGCGAGATCGGGCTCGACGTCGCCGCGTTCGACCGGGCGCGCACGGGGCCGTCCACGGCCTCCGCGCTCGCGAAGTCGGAGGTCCTCTCGAGCAAGCTCGGGGTGAACGGCACGCCGACGTTCTTCGTGAACGGGCGCCGCATCGTCGGCGCGCGGCCGATCGAGACGTTCCGCGCCCTCTTCGACGAGGAGCGCACGAAGACGCGCGCGAACGGGCTCGACTACGCTCATCTCATCGCGCAGCTGCCGGAGCCACTGCCGCCGAAGGTCGAGCTCGTCGAGGACGACTCCGTCTACGACGTCGACGTCGCGTCGGCCCCCACCCGCGGCGCCTTCCAGGGACCGATCACGGTGGTGCTCTTCTCCGACTACGAGTGCCCCTACTGCGTGCGGGCGGAGAAGACGCTGCGCGAGCTCGAGGCGCAGCGGCCCGGGCAGATCAAGATCGCCTACAAGTTCCGCCCGCTCCCGTTCCACAAGAACGCGCGGCTCGCGGCGAAGGCGTCGCTCGCGGCGGAGCGGCAAGGGAAGTTCTGGCCGTACCACGACGTGCTCCTCCAGCATCGCGACGCGCTCGGGCGCGACGACCTGATCAAGTACGCGACGGAGCTCGGGCTCAGCCCCGGCCGCTTCGAGCGCGACATGGATGATCCCGCGCTCGAGGAGCGCATCAAGGCCGATGAGGAGCAGGCGGACAAGCTCGGCGCGAAGGGCACGCCGACCGCGTTCATGAACGGCCGCCGCATCACCGGCGCGCAGCCGCTCCCGAGGTGGCTCGGGTTGGCGGAGCGCGTCAAACCGTCCGCGAACTGACGCAAGGTTTGCGTCTCGCCTCATCGAGCGACGGAGGTCGCGCGCGCCTTCAGCCCGCTCATCACCCGTGCTAATCCGCCGCTCATGTCCGGCGAGCACATCGGGATCACGGGTTACGACAGCTTCCACTTCGTCGTCGAGAACCTCGAGCGGAGCCGCAAGTTCTATCTCGAGCGCTTCGACTTCAAGGAGGTCGCGCGCGCGGGCGACGAGCTCGTGCAGCGCGGCGGCCAGCAGGCGTCCGTGTTCGGCGCGGGCGACGCGCGCGTCGTCGTGTCGACGCCGCTCCGGCAGTCGTCGAAGGCGGCGCGTTTCCTGAAGCACCACCCCGCCGGGGTGATGAGCCTCAGCTTCCGGGTGACGAACCTCGACGAGACGATCGCGTTCCTCGAGAAGCGCGGCGGCACGTTCCTCGCGGACCCGCTCGAGGACAAGGACGAGAGCGGCGGCACCTACCGCTCGATCGAGATCGCGACGCCGCTCGGCGACGTCGCCTTCCGCTTCGTCGAGCGCAAGGACTACAAGCGATTCGCGCCCGGCTTCGTCGACGTCGGCGGCGGGCACGCGTCGAACCCGGTCAACATGTTCGGCATCCGTGACATCGATCACGTCACGTCGAACGGCCTCACGATGCAGCCGATCATCGGCTGGTACCGCGACGTGCTCGGGATGGAGCCGTTCTGGGACATCAGCTTCCACACACAGGACGTCGCGAAGGCGCGCGTGTCGGGGTCGGGCCTCCGCTCGATCGTGATGTGGGATCCGAAGAGCGGGGTGAAGTTCGCGACGAACGAGCCGCTCCGCCCCCACTTCCGCGACTCGCAGATCGCGAAGTTCGTCGAGGACAACAAGGGCCCCGGCGTCCAGCACATCGCCTTCGCGGTCGACAACATCATCAGCTCGGTCGAGGAGCTGAAGCGCCGCGGCGTCGACTTCATGGAGACGCCGAAGGCGTATTACCTCGCGCTGCCGGAGCGCCTCGCCGCGCTCGGCATCACGAACGTGAAGGAGGAGATCGCGGAGCTCGAGCGCCTCCAGATCCTCGTCGACGGCGCGCACTCGAAGTACATGCTCCAGATCTTCCTCCGCGAAGCGGCGACGATGTACGACGAGGTTCGCGCGGGTCCGTTCTTCTACGAGGTCATCCAGCGCTGCGGCGACGAGGGCTTCGGCTACGGCAACTTCCGCGCGCTCTTCGAGAGCATCGAGCGCTTCCAGAAGGGCTCCCCCGCGAAGGCGTCATGATCGATCGCATGAGCGTCGGGCTCATGCCCGACAAGCCGCACACGGCGCTGCGCGACGAGAACGGGCACCTCTTCTACGAGGAGATGTTCACGCGCGGCGGCTTCAGCGGCGCGTTCACGTACCTCTACCATCGGTTCGCGCCGACCCCCGCGCTCGAGGTCACGCCGTCGCGCCGCGGCCACCCGGTCCCGAAGCTCCACGAGCCGGGGCTCCATCCGCTGAAGCGCCGCCTCTACGACACACGGCGGATGAAGGCGTCGGGCACCGTCTTCGACGGCCGCGTGCCGATCCTCTTCAACAAGGACGTCGCGATCTACTTCGCGGTCCCGGCCGCGAGCGACGACGCGTACTTCGCGAACGGCGACGGCGACGAGCTCTGGTACGTGCAGGAGGGCGCGCTCCGCCTCGAGTCGTCGTGCGGATGGCTCCCGGTGCGGGAGGGCGACTACGTCTGGATCCCGAAGTCGATGATCCATCGCTGGCACCTCGTCTCCGGGTCCGCGCGGATGATGTGCTTCGAGGGCACGCAGGGCGTGATGATCCCGAACGACTTCCGGAACCCGGTCGGGCAATTGAAGATGGATGCGCCCTACACGCATCGCGACTTCGTCCGCCCGGAGGGGCCGATCGCGACGCCGGACGCCATCCCGGAAGGGCCGCACGAGCTCTACGTGAAGAAGGGCGGCGCGTTCACGAAGCTCGTCCTCGAGCGGACGCCGATGGACGTCGTGGGCTGGGACGGCTTCGCGTACCCGTGGGCCTTCAACATCGAGAAGTACCAGCCGAAGACGGGGCTCGTGCACCTCCCGCCGACGATCCACACGACCTTCGCCGGACCCGGCTTCCTCGTCTGCTCGTTCGTGCCGCGCGTGACGGACACGCACCCGCAGGCGATCCCGTGCCCGTACCCGCACTCGAGCGTCGACTGCGATGAGGTCATCCTCTACGTGCGCGGCAACTTCACGTCGCGGCGCGGGGTGGGGCCCGGCGCGCTCTCGCTCCACCCCGCCGGCGTGGTGCACGGCCCGCATCCGGGCGCGTACGAGGCGAGCATCGGCACGGTGCGCACCGACGAGATGGCGGTCATGCTCGACACCTACCTGCCGCTGCTCCCGACGCTATCGTCCCAAAGCTTGGAGGATGCCGGGTATCATGACACCTGGCGCTCCGCGAAGTAGCGTCCTCTTTCGACGAACCACCGATGGGGCGGACGCTCGTACTTGCCGCAGTGATGAGCCTCATGCCGAAGGGCTGCGCGGAGCTGCTCGGGCAGGGGCAGCCTCCGCCGCCGCCGGCCGAGCCCCCGCCGCTCCCGCCGTCGAGCGCGCCGCCGCCGCCGGTGTTCGTCTTGCCGGACGACGGACCCGGACCGTCGCCCGCGCCGACGGCGGCGCCCGAGCTCCAGAAGGCGCGCGCGGCGGCGGAGGCGCGCGACTTCAAGAAGGTCCGCGCGCTCCTCGAGAAGAAGGTGAAGTCGGGCAAGGGCAACCGTGAGGAGGCCACGCTCCTGCTCGAGTCCTGCAGCGCGCTGAAGGACAAGCCCTGCATGGAGATCGCGAAGAAGGCGTACCCCGAGCTCGAAGGCTTCTGATCGCAGCGGTTGGTTCCGCGCTTGCTCTCACGAGCAGGCACGATGTCTCTCACCGCCCGAACCGCCCGATCCGCCTCCGTTCTCGCGCTGCCGGCGCTCATGGCTCTGCTCTCGGCGTGCGGAGGTGCTCGCAAGAATGCCCCCGCGCCACAGACGGGTGAGGCCACGCTGACCGCGGCGCAGCTCGAAGGCGGCGGCCTCGAGAAGATCCTCGTCACCGAAAAAGGATCGATCGCGATCGTCGAGCGCGACGGTTGCATGGCGATGGTCCGCGAGACGCCGACGCCGAGCGGGCCCGTCGACGAGATCCAGACGCGGTGCGCGAAGCCCGAGCGCATGCAGAAGTGGTTCGAAGGCGCGGACAAGGTCGCGTCGAAGATGGCGCTCGAGCCGATGAAGGTGCCGGAGCGCCCGGCGTTGCGTCATCACGGGCGCGGGCACACGCTCGACGAGGGCGACGAGAGCGCGCAGGCGATCGTGGACCCGCGCGGACCCGCGACCGCGAAGGTGCTCACCGCGAACGGCCGCCTGATGCGCGTGACGAAGGACGCCGACGTCACGCGGATGAACGCCGAGGTCCGCGCGTTCGCCGACGAGCTCGCGGGCGCGGAGAAGGTCGCGCCCGGCCCCGCCTCCGCGAACGGCTGGCAGATGCTCCACGTCAGCGGCCCCGCGCGCGTCATGTTCGCGGGCACGCCGACGCGCGGCACGCTCGACGCGCGCGTCTCGACCAACGGCCAGTACCTCTGCGAGTTCACGACCGTGTTCGGCGGCGACTCGCCGGTCCGCGCGACGAAGAGCGGCTGGCTCAAGCCCGCGAGCGCCGCCCGCGCGATCGACGTCGTGCTCGGCCCATGGAGCGCGCCGACCGCCGCCGTCCCCCCACGCACGGCGTTCGCCGCCGGCATGAAGGGCGGGACCGAGCAACGCTCGAGCCCCGCCGCCACCGCCGCCGTCTTCGAGCTCTTCGGCGAGGTCCAGGAGGCCCTCGGCGACGCGTGCCTCCCGGAGCTCGAGCCGCCGACCGCCGGGGCGCTCGGCCTCTAGCCTCGGCCGCGTCGAGGCGTCGAGGCGTCGATGCTAGAATCGCGGTCGATGCTGGCCCACGATCTCGCCCACGCAAGACCCCGCCGCATTCGCCGCGCCGAGTACGATCGCATGGCCCAGCTCGGCTTCTTCCGCGGCGAGCGGGTCGAGCTGATCCGCGGTACCGTCGTCGCGATGTCTCCGATCGGTCCGCCTCACTCGAGCGTCGTCGATCGGCTGACTCGGTTGCTCGTTCGCGCGCTCGATCCTCGTGCGCTGGTCCGGATTCAGCAACCGTTCCTCGCGCACGACGAGTCGGAGCCTGAACCCGACGTCGCGGTGGTCCCCGACGGGCTCTACGCCGACGCCCATCCGGATCGCGCGTTTCTCATCATCGAAGTGGCGGAGTCCTCGCTCGACTACGAGCGGGAGGCGAAGGCGCCGCTCTACGCCGCGTCCGGCGTCGACGAATATTGGATCGTCGACGTCGCGGCTCGCTCCATCGAGGTGTACTCGCACCCCGTGAACGGTCGCTACCGTAGCCTCCGCACCGTCGACGAGGACGGCTCCGTCACGATCGCCGCGTTCCCGGACGTGACCATCGAGGTCGCGACCCTCTTCGCGTGACCGAATGACCACTACGGAAGCCGGGCGAGGTCGAGCCAGCGGCCTTCCGCGCTCGGCTGGAAGCCCGCGGCGCGCGCGCTCGTCACCGCGATCTGGTCTTCGTGCCATAGCGGGATGAGGGAGGCGCGCGCGGCGATCGTGCGTTCGAGGTCGGCGTAGAGCGCGCGGCGCTCCGTGGGATCGTTCTTCGCGGCGGCCTGATCGAGGAGGCGATCGATCGCCGGATCGCGGACGCGGCCGCGGTTCGCGCCGGCGGGGGGGACGTTCGAGGAGTGGAGGAAGAAGCGGAGGACGTTCGGCTCCGTCACCTCCGGCATCTGCAGCATCGCGAGCTCGAAGTCGCCGGCGTTGAGGCGCGCGAGCATCGTCCCGAGCTCGAGCGGCACCACCTCGAGCTCGATCCCGAGCGGCGCGAAGTCCTGCGCGAGCTGGCGCGCGATCGTGTTGCGGAGCCGATCGGTCGAAGTGAGGAGCGTCAAGCGGAGCGGCAGGGGAACGCCCGCGGCGCCGAGCTCCGCGCGGACGCCGTCACGATCGAACGCGATCGCGGCCGCCGGCGTGTGCGCCCAGTGCGTGGGCGGCAGCAGCGTGCTCGCCGCCGTCGCGTGGCCGGCGAAGAGCGTCGCCGCGATGCGCGCGCGATCGATCCCCGCCGCGAGCGCGCGCCGGACCTTCTCGTTCGCGCCGAGGCCGCTCTCGTGGTTCACGAGCAGGTAGGTGAGGTTCGCGCCTGGACGCGCGACGACGTCGATCCCTCGCGTCTTCGTGAACGAGGGCAAGAGGGTGGGGGAGAACCCGTTGACGACGAGGTCCGCGCGGCCGGCGTGCATCCGCAGCGCGCGCGCGTTCTCGTCGTGCACGGTGCGGATCGTGACGCCGTGCGCCGGCGCCGGCAGCGCGCCGTCCTTCGCCGGCGCGAGGACGATCGCGCCCTCTTCTCGTCGCGCGACCATGAACGGACCGAGGCCGTCGAGCGAGCCGTCGCCGCGCGGAGGTCCGGCCGCCTCGTCGGCGCGGAGGATCGGGATCTCGAGATCGGTCAGCAGCGTCGCGTGCGGATGCTTCAGCGAGACGAGCACCGTGCGCTCGTCCTCGATCGTGACGCGATCGATCGGCTCGACCACGCGCGCGTGACGCGAGCCCACCGCCGGCGACTGGAACGCGGCGATCGTCGCCGCGACGTCGCGCGCGCCGAACGGCGCGCCGGAGTGGAACCGCGCCTCGCGGAGGCGCACGCGGAGGCGGCCCTCGTCCCACTCCCACGATCGCGCGAGGTACGGGCGCGGCTCGAGCGTGCTCGGATCGAGGCGCACGAGGCCGGCGTGGAGGAGCCGCGTCGTGCGGAGCGCGACGGCGTCCGTCGCGTAGCGGGGATCGAGCGTCTCCGCGTCGGTCGGGACGAGCATCTCGATCGGGCGGGTCGCGTCGGACGCCGCCTGGTCGCGCGTGCACGCGGCGAGTAGCAGGAGCAGGGCCGCGCGCCGACGCATGCGCCGCGTCTACCAGAGAACCCCCTCCACGACTGTGTCCACCGCGACGGACCAATGGAATCAGCGTGGATGTGGTCACGGCGCCCACATCCGCGTTTCAGAAATCGAGGAAATTTTCAGATCTCCGCTCCGGCGAGCCGCGGCACCGAGGTTGCTCAAGAGACAACCGGAGGTGATGACGATGCGAGCTGTCCCCATCGCGCTTTCGGTCCTTTCGTTGCTGGCCGCGGTCGGTTGCGCGGACGTCGAGTCCGCCGAGCGCCGCGCGCGGACGGCGGGGCCGCGCGTCGAGGCGCCCGCCGACGGCACGCCCGCGCCGGCGGTCGAGGACGCGGAGGGGACCTTCGACGTGAAGGGGCACACCCCGCTCGCGGGCGCGGAGTCGGTCGACGTCCTCGCGGTCGGCGACGACGGCGCGCTCACGAAGGTCACCAACGTCCCGGTGAAGGACGGCGCGTTCGACGCGAAGCTCGCCGCCGACCAGAGCCCGACCGGCGTGTTCGTCCTCAAGGTGCTCGGCGTCGGCGATGCGGTGCTCGGCTCCGGCGTCGTGAACGGCCTCCCCGCCTTCGTGCAGGCGTTCGTCGTCGACGCGACCGTCGACAGCGTCACCACGATCAAGACGGAGATCTTCGAGACGACCGCGAAGGGCGGCGTCGCGGGGGTGCAGAACTACCTCAACGTCATCGACGCGTACGTCGACGCGCAGCTCGCGAACTCGATCACGGTCCTCGGCGTGTTCACGACCGACTTCAACTCCGTCATCGGCGCGCTCTCCGAGGCCGTCATCGCGGCGGAGAACGTCATCGTCGAGACGCTGAACAAGGCGGGGATCCCGGTCGACGTCAGCGCGCTCCAGAAGGCGCAGGTCACGGCCGTGAGCGGGCTCCAGGGGTTCGTCACCGACGCGAGCGGGCAGCTCGTGAAGTCGAGCAAGAGCTTCGTCGAGGCGCTCCAGGCCGCGAGCGCGAAGGCGGCCGCGCCGATCGACAAGGCGATCTTCAACGCGGTCGTGACCGGCGGCGCGACCTTCAGCACGACGTTCAAGCAGAAGGCGCCGGCGCAGGAGCGGATCGGCTTCGCCGCGTCGAAGTCCGCGTTCTCGTTCGAGAGCTCGGTCGCGGAGACGGAGCTCCTGAAGC from Labilithrix sp. encodes:
- a CDS encoding methyltransferase domain-containing protein, which translates into the protein MRYGLAASNLPEWVALKLLDAPLPVLDTLLGPLQARAVIAAERAGVFRKLAKDGPITAPKLAADLALDAECLRLLLRVLRAMSYVELRAGAWSLTRRARRWYGPGAKEPYEAFTQFGAPQWRMIEQLDEVLVTGKGVDFHDQEWFTDWALYQRSMFENARASSWFVVDNFPVPPGARDLLDIAGSHGWLGAALARRHAGLRSTVLDRAEALAAAREIAKANGYDDVVTFEEGDLRTADFGPPRDAVLLSNILHHFGADENLSILRRVRAAMKPGATIGIFEIETPPDDAPVDAGGDAFALYFRITSNATCYRATDYTKWLAAAGFAHPHAIRNLRMPSRMLVVAHA
- a CDS encoding sigma-70 family RNA polymerase sigma factor, producing MPFPIAERTEAAAIAPALEALYAAHGTRIHRFLRDLLGDATLAKDATQETFVRAYRKLGTFESGANVVPWLFGIARNVSLELRKARARTGKWMVSDPDADAACESSPERDLLGREALRVVGAALSQLPEERRAMLLLRLDHGLSYDDIAVTMGCSLAKVKVEIFRAREVLRDVMATYQGGER
- a CDS encoding thioredoxin domain-containing protein, whose product is MNKLTPWILSLLTITQCAHSEAVEEPAPTKTAAAVAPSPTVALLKSDADPAVKVPIDGLPSFGDESAAVTVVMFTDYECPYCAKANARFTKLKEEYGADLRVVVASQPLPIHDHAAAAARAFLAAVEQGKGEAMHAKLFAMNDASQTMDDEGLRGAAREIGLDVAAFDRARTGPSTASALAKSEVLSSKLGVNGTPTFFVNGRRIVGARPIETFRALFDEERTKTRANGLDYAHLIAQLPEPLPPKVELVEDDSVYDVDVASAPTRGAFQGPITVVLFSDYECPYCVRAEKTLRELEAQRPGQIKIAYKFRPLPFHKNARLAAKASLAAERQGKFWPYHDVLLQHRDALGRDDLIKYATELGLSPGRFERDMDDPALEERIKADEEQADKLGAKGTPTAFMNGRRITGAQPLPRWLGLAERVKPSAN
- a CDS encoding VOC family protein, with translation MSGEHIGITGYDSFHFVVENLERSRKFYLERFDFKEVARAGDELVQRGGQQASVFGAGDARVVVSTPLRQSSKAARFLKHHPAGVMSLSFRVTNLDETIAFLEKRGGTFLADPLEDKDESGGTYRSIEIATPLGDVAFRFVERKDYKRFAPGFVDVGGGHASNPVNMFGIRDIDHVTSNGLTMQPIIGWYRDVLGMEPFWDISFHTQDVAKARVSGSGLRSIVMWDPKSGVKFATNEPLRPHFRDSQIAKFVEDNKGPGVQHIAFAVDNIISSVEELKRRGVDFMETPKAYYLALPERLAALGITNVKEEIAELERLQILVDGAHSKYMLQIFLREAATMYDEVRAGPFFYEVIQRCGDEGFGYGNFRALFESIERFQKGSPAKAS
- a CDS encoding homogentisate 1,2-dioxygenase; its protein translation is MIDRMSVGLMPDKPHTALRDENGHLFYEEMFTRGGFSGAFTYLYHRFAPTPALEVTPSRRGHPVPKLHEPGLHPLKRRLYDTRRMKASGTVFDGRVPILFNKDVAIYFAVPAASDDAYFANGDGDELWYVQEGALRLESSCGWLPVREGDYVWIPKSMIHRWHLVSGSARMMCFEGTQGVMIPNDFRNPVGQLKMDAPYTHRDFVRPEGPIATPDAIPEGPHELYVKKGGAFTKLVLERTPMDVVGWDGFAYPWAFNIEKYQPKTGLVHLPPTIHTTFAGPGFLVCSFVPRVTDTHPQAIPCPYPHSSVDCDEVILYVRGNFTSRRGVGPGALSLHPAGVVHGPHPGAYEASIGTVRTDEMAVMLDTYLPLLPTLSSQSLEDAGYHDTWRSAK
- a CDS encoding Uma2 family endonuclease, which translates into the protein MLAHDLAHARPRRIRRAEYDRMAQLGFFRGERVELIRGTVVAMSPIGPPHSSVVDRLTRLLVRALDPRALVRIQQPFLAHDESEPEPDVAVVPDGLYADAHPDRAFLIIEVAESSLDYEREAKAPLYAASGVDEYWIVDVAARSIEVYSHPVNGRYRSLRTVDEDGSVTIAAFPDVTIEVATLFA
- a CDS encoding ABC transporter substrate-binding protein, which gives rise to MRRRAALLLLLAACTRDQAASDATRPIEMLVPTDAETLDPRYATDAVALRTTRLLHAGLVRLDPSTLEPRPYLARSWEWDEGRLRVRLREARFHSGAPFGARDVAATIAAFQSPAVGSRHARVVEPIDRVTIEDERTVLVSLKHPHATLLTDLEIPILRADEAAGPPRGDGSLDGLGPFMVARREEGAIVLAPAKDGALPAPAHGVTIRTVHDENARALRMHAGRADLVVNGFSPTLLPSFTKTRGIDVVARPGANLTYLLVNHESGLGANEKVRRALAAGIDRARIAATLFAGHATAASTLLPPTHWAHTPAAAIAFDRDGVRAELGAAGVPLPLRLTLLTSTDRLRNTIARQLAQDFAPLGIELEVVPLELGTMLARLNAGDFELAMLQMPEVTEPNVLRFFLHSSNVPPAGANRGRVRDPAIDRLLDQAAAKNDPTERRALYADLERTIAARASLIPLWHEDQIAVTSARAAGFQPSAEGRWLDLARLP